A stretch of the Bacteroidota bacterium genome encodes the following:
- a CDS encoding TIGR02117 family protein has protein sequence MDTLKTSLRYSFRFLLGLIFFVLLYLLFAWLLPFWKVNSSFAHAQDGIEIYVQSNGVHTDIIMPIHSKQMHWDEPLPFSDFKNVNSNYNYVAMGWGDKGFYLDTPTWNDLTFSTAFKAAFGLGTTAMHVTYKYRTPQLNESCKKIVVTEKQYQKLVTVILESFELKDGKPICIKHPGYTQQDCFYEANGSYSMFKTCNVWTGNCLSAAEVKIGIWTPLESGVVRHLE, from the coding sequence ATGGATACTCTAAAAACTTCGCTCCGTTATAGCTTTCGTTTCCTTCTCGGACTTATTTTTTTTGTTTTGCTTTATTTGCTATTTGCTTGGCTCTTGCCATTTTGGAAAGTTAATTCTTCCTTTGCGCATGCACAGGATGGAATTGAGATTTATGTTCAATCCAATGGTGTGCATACAGATATTATTATGCCGATTCATTCCAAACAAATGCATTGGGATGAACCACTCCCTTTTTCTGATTTTAAAAATGTGAATTCAAATTATAACTATGTAGCAATGGGTTGGGGAGATAAAGGATTTTATTTGGATACACCTACATGGAACGATTTAACATTTTCTACTGCATTTAAAGCCGCTTTTGGATTGGGAACAACTGCTATGCATGTGACATATAAATATAGGACACCACAACTGAATGAGTCATGTAAAAAGATTGTTGTTACTGAAAAACAATATCAAAAGTTGGTGACAGTTATTCTTGAATCATTTGAGTTAAAAGATGGAAAACCGATTTGTATAAAACACCCCGGCTACACGCAACAAGATTGTTTTTACGAAGCCAACGGAAGTTACAGTATGTTTAAAACCTGCAATGTTTGGACAGGCAATTGTTTGTCTGCTGCAGAAGTTAAAATTGGAATTTGGACTCCATTAGAAAGTGGAGTGGTGCGGCATTTAGAATAA
- a CDS encoding T9SS type A sorting domain-containing protein: MKLSNLLFSFILFTLLPSLTFAQGWWFRKADYNQSPRTAAVAFTIGTGAYLGTGYDSSTYKRNFSVYIPTSDTWTATTSIGGVSGSGLSRDAASSFVIGTKGYVCCGQGSNPFNLDCWEYDAGTDTWTQKANFGGTARRSAVGFELGGNGYIACGQDATGFKNDLWMYNVATNSWIVQAPFPGTARRLPVAFTIGSNAYVGTGDDGVFKGDFFKYSATTNSWTAIAPFAGTPRYGATCFVLGTDAYVGTGYDNTLSNRKDFWKYNSLTNTWSSIVNFAGTARSNAVGFTIGSFGYVATGYDSLTTKDLWMYDPNFNGIEVIDAFKSSLKIYPNPIVENATIAFSPESLNAFAKISFTMYDVNGREVKHIEELTNAETQLSRDYLGNGIYIYKIVGDDYLLATGKIILQ, encoded by the coding sequence ATGAAATTGTCTAATCTCCTTTTTAGCTTTATTCTTTTCACACTACTTCCATCCTTAACGTTTGCCCAAGGATGGTGGTTCCGAAAAGCAGACTATAACCAATCACCAAGAACAGCTGCTGTGGCTTTTACAATTGGTACCGGAGCTTACCTTGGAACCGGATATGATAGTTCAACATACAAAAGAAATTTCAGCGTTTACATTCCAACATCCGATACATGGACTGCGACCACAAGTATTGGTGGTGTTTCTGGCTCGGGATTATCACGCGATGCGGCTTCCTCTTTCGTAATTGGAACAAAGGGATATGTATGTTGCGGGCAAGGTTCCAATCCTTTTAATTTAGATTGTTGGGAATATGATGCGGGAACAGATACGTGGACACAAAAAGCCAATTTTGGTGGAACTGCTAGAAGATCTGCTGTCGGATTTGAACTGGGCGGAAACGGATACATTGCTTGTGGGCAAGATGCGACAGGATTCAAAAATGACTTATGGATGTACAATGTTGCAACCAATAGCTGGATTGTTCAAGCTCCTTTTCCCGGAACAGCAAGAAGATTGCCTGTTGCTTTTACAATTGGGTCGAATGCCTACGTTGGAACAGGTGATGACGGTGTTTTCAAGGGTGATTTTTTTAAATACTCAGCAACTACAAATAGCTGGACTGCGATTGCCCCATTTGCAGGAACACCGCGTTATGGAGCAACCTGTTTTGTTCTCGGCACAGATGCTTATGTAGGAACGGGATATGACAATACATTATCAAATAGAAAAGATTTTTGGAAATACAATTCATTAACCAACACATGGTCAAGCATTGTCAATTTTGCCGGAACAGCTCGTTCCAATGCTGTTGGATTTACAATCGGAAGCTTTGGTTATGTGGCGACTGGGTATGATTCACTTACAACAAAAGATTTATGGATGTATGATCCAAACTTCAATGGAATTGAAGTAATCGATGCATTTAAATCCAGCTTAAAAATATATCCGAATCCCATCGTTGAAAATGCAACAATTGCTTTTAGCCCTGAAAGTTTAAATGCCTTCGCTAAAATTTCATTTACAATGTATGATGTGAATGGCAGAGAAGTAAAACACATCGAAGAACTGACAAATGCTGAAACACAGCTATCCAGAGATTATTTAGGCAATGGAATATACATATACAAAATTGTAGGTGATGATTATTTATTGGCCACAGGAAAAATAATTCTGCAATAG
- a CDS encoding T9SS type A sorting domain-containing protein, giving the protein MSSQNIWSKRSSCGGSKRERGVSFSIASRGYIGLGQDTLNLMLNDLWEYDPGTNSWTQKANFPGVARRDAASFVIGTKAYVGTGINNADAFLGTRQSDFWEYNPGTNSWTSKAPFPGNSGTGTYYSTGFSMLGKGYFFCGKDGPSNYSDNLWEYDPITNSWLQKADLPGPKRYGAIAFVIGNYAYCGTGTDENILVNDFYRYDPATNTWLTLNNFPGTGRFSCSSFTIGGKGYMLLGTDGGYKDELWQYDAALDYWFPKASLPGGARRSAGAFAISGKGYAGTGKGLTGTRRDFWEYLPSIPVGIDEYNDIVFSTVYPNPMTEQATVILSDKISLQSLSWELTDIQGKLISTADIETTSFTIYKNTMNQGIYSLNIKNKNGILASKKIIVQ; this is encoded by the coding sequence TCGAAAAGAGAACGTGGTGTTAGCTTCTCTATTGCCAGCAGAGGCTATATCGGTTTGGGACAAGACACCTTAAATTTAATGTTGAATGATTTATGGGAATATGATCCGGGAACAAATTCGTGGACACAAAAAGCAAATTTCCCTGGTGTTGCTCGAAGAGATGCTGCAAGTTTTGTTATTGGAACAAAAGCGTACGTTGGAACAGGAATAAATAATGCAGATGCATTTTTAGGCACACGTCAATCCGATTTTTGGGAATACAATCCGGGAACAAACTCATGGACCAGCAAAGCACCCTTTCCCGGTAATTCAGGAACGGGAACCTATTATTCTACAGGATTTTCAATGTTAGGCAAAGGCTATTTCTTTTGTGGTAAAGATGGTCCATCCAATTACTCTGATAATTTATGGGAATACGATCCCATCACCAACTCCTGGTTGCAAAAAGCAGACCTACCCGGTCCAAAACGATATGGTGCCATCGCATTTGTGATTGGAAATTATGCTTATTGCGGAACGGGAACAGATGAAAACATATTGGTAAATGATTTTTACAGATATGATCCAGCAACAAACACCTGGCTGACACTAAACAACTTTCCGGGTACAGGAAGATTTTCATGCAGTTCATTTACAATTGGTGGAAAAGGGTATATGTTACTTGGAACAGATGGAGGATATAAAGATGAATTATGGCAATACGATGCTGCATTGGACTACTGGTTTCCGAAAGCTTCACTTCCCGGTGGTGCCAGACGATCAGCTGGAGCATTTGCAATCAGTGGAAAAGGGTATGCAGGAACCGGTAAGGGTTTAACGGGCACGAGAAGAGATTTTTGGGAGTACCTCCCTTCTATTCCTGTTGGCATAGATGAATATAACGACATTGTTTTTTCAACTGTTTATCCTAATCCAATGACGGAACAAGCAACTGTTATTTTATCTGATAAAATTTCATTGCAATCGCTTTCGTGGGAACTGACTGACATACAAGGAAAGTTAATTTCGACAGCGGACATTGAAACAACTTCATTTACCATTTATAAAAACACGATGAATCAAGGAATCTATTCATTGAACATTAAAAATAAAAATGGAATCCTTGCCTCTAAAAAAATAATTGTACAATAA